The following DNA comes from Sphingopyxis sp. BSN-002.
CGATGATCCGGTCGAGATTGAGGAAGGCGATGATGTAGCCGGCGACGAGTTCGAGCCGGTCGTCGATCTTCGCGATGCGATGCTTCGCGCGGCGGACGAGCACGATGATCTGGTGCTGCAACCATTCGGTCAGCAGCTGGTGCAGCCCCATCACCTTCGGAGTGCGCGTCGCGTCGAGGACGTTGAGGTTCAGCGCAAAGCGGTTCTCGAGCTCGCTCAGCCGGTACAGGCTTTCCTTGAGGATCTCGGGGTCGACGTTGCGGCTCTTCGGCACCAGCACGATGCGCAGATCCTCGGCGCTCTCGTCACGCACATCCTCGAGGATCGGCAATTTCTTGTCGGCAATCAGTTGCGCGATCTGTTCGATCAGCTTGCCCTTGGCGACGCCGTACGGGATTTCGCTGATGACGAGCTGCCAGGTGCCACCTGGCTGCTTCTCGATCCCTGTTTCTTCCCAGCTTCCATCTGCGTGCTTCCCCAAGGAAAAGCGTGCTCGAACGCGAAAGCCGCCGCGCCCGGTCTCATAGGCGTGCCGGATCGTCTCGGGCCCGTCGACGATGATGCCGCCGGTGGGAAAATCGGGGCCCTTCACATGCTCCAGAAGGTCTGCGAGTTCGGCCTTCGGATTCTCGATCAGCACCAGTGCGGCGTCGATCACCTCGGCGGCATTGTGCGGCGGAATGTTCGTCGCCATGCCGACTGCGATCCCGCTCGCGCCGTTCGCGAGCAGGTTCGGGAACAGCCCCGGCATGATCTCGGGCTCTTCGTCCTCGCCGTTATAGGTCGGCTTGAAATCGACCGTGCCCTCGTCGAGCCCCTGCATCAGGTCGATCGCGACCCGCGTCAGCCGCGCTTCGGTGTAGCGATAGGCCGCAGCATTATCGCCGTCGATGTTGCCGAAATTGCCCTGCCCGTCGACGAGCGGGTAGCGGAGCGAGAAATCCTGCGCGAGGCGGACCATCGCGTCATAGACTGCGGTGTCGCCGTGCGGGTGGAATTTGCCGATGACGTCGCCGACGACGCGCGCCGATTTCTTGTACCCCTGCGACGGGTCGAGCCGCATCGCGCGCATCGCCCACAGCAGGCGGCGGTGGACGGGCTTCAGGCCGTCGCGCAGATCGGGCAGCGAACGCGCCGTGATCGTCGACAGCGCATAGACGAGGTAGCGCTCGGACAGCGCGCTGTCGAACGGGGTGTC
Coding sequences within:
- the parC gene encoding DNA topoisomerase IV subunit A; the encoded protein is MASTTDDLPPSEPGNIDTPFDSALSERYLVYALSTITARSLPDLRDGLKPVHRRLLWAMRAMRLDPSQGYKKSARVVGDVIGKFHPHGDTAVYDAMVRLAQDFSLRYPLVDGQGNFGNIDGDNAAAYRYTEARLTRVAIDLMQGLDEGTVDFKPTYNGEDEEPEIMPGLFPNLLANGASGIAVGMATNIPPHNAAEVIDAALVLIENPKAELADLLEHVKGPDFPTGGIIVDGPETIRHAYETGRGGFRVRARFSLGKHADGSWEETGIEKQPGGTWQLVISEIPYGVAKGKLIEQIAQLIADKKLPILEDVRDESAEDLRIVLVPKSRNVDPEILKESLYRLSELENRFALNLNVLDATRTPKVMGLHQLLTEWLQHQIIVLVRRAKHRIAKIDDRLELVAGYIIAFLNLDRIIEIIRTEDEPKPVMMAEFLLTDRQAEAVLNMRLRSLRKLEEMELKREQAELTAERDELAKLVESPARQKTRLRKDLEKLRAVYGLDTLLGARRTTLAEAAPARDIPLDAMIEKEPVTVILSKRGWIRAQRGHVAPEQWGEFKFKEGDELAFATRAQTTDKLLIAASDGRFYTVGADKLPGGRGFGEPLRLMVDIDPDARIVALIPASAEGRLLLASSSGHGFVAQMSEVVAETRKGRNVVNLKPKAQLGVVRPIAADHDSVAVIGENRKLVVFPLAEVPVMARGQGVMLQKYRDGGLSDATTFVFSEGLSWAMGGDTGRTRTETDLGPWRVARSASGRMPPTGFPRNNRFD